Part of the Nicotiana sylvestris chromosome 2, ASM39365v2, whole genome shotgun sequence genome, ATCATAGACATACTAGGATCTTGCTAGGTTTCGAATTAGAAAGTCTACTAATCCTCTCCATGTAAATCTGGTTTTCAGTGCAACCCATGTACTGATGTTTTTAATATATACAAGAGTtaccaattcaaaaaaaaaaaaaatgttaagCAAGAATGAAATGAGATGTCAAATTCATTTGTTGTAAAAATATACTACAGTTTACAGACACATCTATTACATGCGTATGAGATTTCCTAATTTATGCTAAAGAAAATCACAGGCATGAAACTGCAGCTACATAGTCCTTTGAAATACCCCATGCCAAAGCTTGTGCATTGCTGATTCTCTGTGTCATTATCTGTACATATTCTGTGCTCTGGATCTTTTTAGTAGAATTTCAATTGTTTTATTGCAGAGCCAAAGGTCCCGTCGAGAAGAACTTCGTGTCCACATTGCAAATATATACCGCACAGTAGCTGAAAACATCTGGCCTGGAATGCTTAGTAGGAAACCTGTTTTCCGCCTACATTATTTGAAGTTCATTGAAGAAACAACCAGGCAGATATTAACAGCGTCTGCTGAGAGTTTCCAAGATATGCAACCACTCCGTTATGCACTTGCTTCTGTACTGAGATCTCTGGCCCCTGAATTTGTTGAGTCGAAATCGGAGAAATTTGATATTAGGACTAGGAAGCGGCTTTTTGATCTTCTGCTCTCCTGGAGCGACGATGCTGGCAATACATGGAATCAGGAAGGTGTTAATGATTATCGACGCGAAGTAGAACGATACAAATCTACTCAGCACTCTCGATCAAAAGATTCTATAGACAAACTCACATTTGATAAAGAACTGAATGAACAGGTAGAAGCCATCCAATGGGCTTCCATGAATGCAATGGCTTCACTGTTGTATGGACCCTGCTTTGATGACAATGCGAGAAAGATGAGTGGCCGGGTAATATCTTGGATAAATAGTCTATTCATTGAGCCTGCACCAAGGGCTCCCTTTGGGTATTCACCTGCTGATCCAAGAACTCCATCTTATTCAAAGTATACTGGTGAAGTTGGCAGAGGATCAACTGGTCGTGATAGGCATAGAGGAGGCCATCTTCGAGTTTCACTCGCAAAATTAGCTTTAAGAAATCTTCTTATAACAAATTTGGACCTGTTTCCTGCTTGCATTGATCAGGTGCTTATTTTTCCTACAGCTTGTAGGAAGTTCATGGTGCAATTCATTCATTTGTTATACTCCACATTTGTTTTTGTGGAAGCTTTTATTCTGATTTTATGATAAAAAAGCATTCCATAATCATATTAGCCTTCTGAAAAATGAATTTTATGTGACTTGTCAATATTGTGGGTGTGGGTGTGTATAGTGTCATGATTTTATGTGCTATACAATCCCCCAGCTGTTTCAGGAGGTAAACCATTTTAATAAGTTAATAATTTTCACGGAAttttttgttggaaaattagttgcCTCTGTTTCTTTTAAGAAAGTGGAAATGAGTTGCCTCTGTTGTTCCTTCTCTTTAATTGGAACAGTGGTGGCATTCTTAtatcatttttatcttttctctTTTTAGTATCAGTAAATACGGTTCAACATTCAAATCCCTTTGCTTTACTTTTTTTGACATGGAGCAAGTTATAACACTTTTCTTGCCCTTGGCAGATGTTTAGCATATATGTTGTTATACCTTTGAAATACTTATTAAGTCTTTCGTTGTTACAGTGCTACTACTCTGATGCTGCAATTGCAGATGGCTACTTCAGCGTGCTAGCTGAAGTCTACATGCGTCAAGAGATTCCAAAATGTGAAATACAAAGACTTTTAAGCCTGATCCTCTACAAGGTGGTGGATCCTTCCAGACAGATTCGTGATGATGCCCTTCAAATGCTTGAGACGCTTTCTGTCCGCGAATGGGCTGATGATGGGATGGAGGGTTCAGGAAGCTACAGAGCTGCTGTTGTTGGGAACCTTCCGGACTCATATCAACAGTTCCAATACAAACTCTCCTGCAAACTTGCTAAAGATCATCCTGAACTGAGCCAGTTGCTTTGTGAAGAAATTATGCAGAGGCAGCTTGATGCTGTTGATATAATAGCACAGCATCAAGTCCTCACCTGCATGGCTCCATGGATCGAGAATCTCAATTTCTGGAAACTTAAGGACTCTGGCTGGAGTGAGAGATTATTGAAAAGTCTCTATTATGTGACATGGCGACATGGTGATCAGTTTCCTGATGAAATTGAAAAGCTTTGGAGCACAATTGCTAGCAAACCAAGGAACATAAGTCCAGTTTTAGACTTTTTGATTGCAAAAGGGATTGAAGATTGTGATTCAAACGCATCAGCTGAAATAAGTGGTGCATTTGCTACATATTTCTCTGTTGCTAAAAGGGTTGGTTTATACTTGGCTCGTATCTGCCCCCAACGTACTATTGATCACCTGGTTTATCAACTGGCTCAGCGTATGCTTGAAGATAACATAGAGCCTCTGAGGCCTAGTGCAAACAGAGGAGATGGTAATGGAAGCTTCGTATTGGAATTTTCTCAGGGGCCATCTGTGGCTCAAGTTGCATCAGTTGTAGACAGTCAACCTCACATGTCACCTTTATTAGTTCGTGGATCTCTTGATGGTCCTCTAAGAAACACAAGTGGGAGCTTGAGCTGGAGAACAGCAGCGGTTGGAGGCAGAAGTGCGTCGGGCCCCTTGAGTCCTATGCCTGCTGAGATGAATATTGTTCCTTTACCTGCTGGACGGTCTGGCCAACTTCTTCCATCACTGGTGAACATGTCAGGGCCATTAATGGGAGTACGGAGTTCAACAGGAAGCTTGCGAAGTCGCCATGTCTCTCGAGACAGTGGAGACTATCACATTGATACTCCGAATTCTGGGGAAGAAGGGCTGCACTTGGCTGCTGGAACTCATGCTGTTAATGCGAAAGAACTTCAATCAGCATTGCAAGGTCATCAGCAGCACTTGCTCACTCATGCAGATATAGCCTTGATTTTACTTGCTGAAATTGCTTATGAGAATGATGAAGATTTCCGAGAGCATTTACCTTTGCTCTTTCATGTCACTTTCGTCTCCATGGATAGTTCAGAGGATATTGTTTTGGAGCATTGTCAGCATCTTCTTGTTAATCTATTATATTCCCTTGCTGGGCGTCACTTGGAGCTGTATGATGTTGAAAATAGtgatggagagaacaagcagcaagtaGTAAGCTTGATAAAGTATGTTCAATCTAAGCGAGGTAGCATGATGTGGGAGAACGAGGACCCTACGGTTGTGAGAACAGAGCTGCCAAGTGCCGCACTCTTGTCTGCTCTAGTGCAGAGTATGGTGGATGCTATTTTCTTCCAAGGAGATCTACGGGAAACTTGGGGAGCAGAGGCACTTAAATGGGCTATGGAATGCACATCAAGACACCTGGCCTGCCGCTCACACCAGATTTACCGTGCTCTGCGGCCTAATGTAACTAATGATGCTTGTGTATGTTTGCTACGTTGCCTTCACAGGTGCTTGAGTAATCCAGTACCAGCTGTTCTAGGATTTGTTATGGAGATCTTGTTGACATTACAGGTGATGGTGGAGAACATGGAGCCAGAAAAGGTGATATTATATCCCCAGCTTTTCTGGGGTTGTGTTGCCATGATGCATACAGACTTCGTTCATGTGTATTGTCAGGTGCTGGAGCTCTTTTGTCGTGTAATTGATTGTTTATCATTCCGAGATAGAACAACTGAGAACGTGCTTCTTTCAAGCATGCCCCGGGATGAGCTTGATTCAACTGTTAGTGACAGTTCTGACTTCCAGCTGGAATCTCGGAATGCTTGTGAGCCATCACCCTCCAATGCAAAGGTGCCAGTCTTTGAAGGGGTGCAGCCGCTTGTTCTTAAAGGGCTTATGTCAACTGTCAGTCATGGTGTTTCCATTGAAGTTCTATCAAGGATCACTGTGCCTTCATGTGATTCCATCTTTGGTGATACAGAAACACGCCTGCTAATGCACATTACAGGCTTACTTCCCTGGCTCTGCTTACAGCTTAGCCAGGATGCAGTGGTCGGTCCTGCGTCACCACTCCATCACAATTATCAAAAGGCTTGCTCTGTTGCAACCAACATAGCTGTGTGGTGTCGAGCTAAATCAATAGATGAATTGGCTGCTGTGTTCATGATTTACTCCCGAGGTGAGATCAAAAGTATAGACAACCTTCTAGCTTGTGTTTCACCATTACTATGCAATGAATGGTTCCCCAAGCACTCGGCTCTAGCATTTGGGCACCTCCTACGTCTTCTTGAGAAGGGGCCAGTTGAATATCAGCGTGTCATACTTCTTATGCTGAAGGCATTGCTTCAGCATACTCCGATGGATGCTGCTCAGAGTCCACATATGTATGCAATTGTATCTCAGTTGGTAGAGAGCACTTTGTGTTGGGAAGCACTTAGTGTATTGGAAGCGCTCTTGCAGAGCTGTAGCTTACCTGGATCACATCCGCATGAGCTGGCGCATTTTGAGAGTGGACTTGCTGGCGCTGAAGAGAAGATTCTTGCACCTCAAACCTCATTTAAGGCTCGGAGTGGGCCATTGCAGTTCGCTATGGGCTTTGGACTTGGAGCTGGTTCTACACCAGTTGCCCAACCAAATGCATCTGAATCAGGTTTATCGGCCAGAGAGTTGACACTGCAAAACACGAGGCTGATGCTAGGGAGAGTGCTTGATAGTTGTGCACTTGGGAGAAGGAGAGATTACCGAAGATTGGTTCCTTTTGTAACAAGTACTGGGAACCTATAGCAATATATTTTGCACATTATTTTGGTAGAACAAAGTTTGAAGATCCAGGGATTGGCTTTGTAAATATGTGTAGTCCTTGTTTCACTATGTAGAGTTAGTTCAGTTACTATATTCAGAATGCACCAAGCTCCCTCGTGTAAAACAATTTTTATCAGCTATAGCTTTTGCCTCTAATCAATTactaaaattttatatatttcaATTAGTCTTGCAAGGTTCTGCAAATTACTTTGGTTTAGCATCTAATCTATCAAATGACAAATTATACTTCACCATTGAAATAGTTTTGCAGATCCTTCAAAAATCGTTCTATTGGAAGTGCAACCCACTTGAATTCCTTTCAGAAGATGAAGTTTTTATGCTtgttaaaggaaaaataacaagagAGTGAAAACCGCCCACTGGATGGATGATTACTTATGTTAAAAGAAAGTAGTAATTATTATAATAAACGGTTGACAGAATTTCACTCACTCCTTTCACCATAAAAAAATCTCCTATGAACAAAAGCACCGACGCCAAAGAAAATAATAACAATACAAATAAGTTGAATAGTACTAAATACCAGCCAACTAGAAAGACCGTCTAGCGGACAATGATATTCATAAAGGAAGAAAAAATCCAGCATGTGAATATTACATCAAACTCAACCAAGGGAAACAAATACACAAAAAAATAAACGTATATCATACAGGAAACTGAAGCCATATCCAAGTTGAACTTGCTGTGGCTTTTGCATTCAGTTTACACATCATCATCTATGTAAGACAAACTGCCACTGGATATAGTGTACAAGAATGTCGAGCCATGCTTTGATACATGTTGAGCAAAGCTACTCAAATTTTGTAATATAGCAGTATTTATACACTTATTAAAATGCGACTCCAGCAGCTTCAAAGAAAAGCACCATTTCCTGAACCAGTATCATCTTGCCTTCGCTCTATCTTCACAAAGGAGTACAACTAATACTTCCACTTCCTCTGTTGCACAGGCACACGAGAAATCACTCACGCGGTGCTGAATTCTTTTTAATCAAGGCATAGGCGTCGCTATATATGGCCACCAGGTTCGAAAAGACAGCAAGGACAATCATAAAAATACACAAGATCCTGTCCCTCTTAGTTGATATGCCGTACCGATCCCTGGAACAGAAATACAAACAATTCAATAAATGCTTATCTGATTTAGCCATACATCTGGAAGAAGAGGGTGGTGGGCTTCGGAAAACACAGAGAAGAAAATCTATTgcaaatataaatataaaaatatatctgATTCTGTAGATCTTATAGTTCTGAATGTAAAAACAACAAATTATTTAATCCATCAATTGTATCAGTGATTGAAGCTAGTTGTCAAGATGTTGCAGAACCATCCTTTAATTGTATTTAACCGTGCAATATCCAAGAACCTCCATATTTACTACCACAGAATTCACAGATGTGACCTCTCTCTTAACCACGATCTCTTTCAATTCACAACTGTGAAAACACTTGGATAACAAAATATTCTTAGCCTTTTGACCAACTCTTCTCCCATACAAGTTAGATGTCTGTGTTGTTAGTCTCACATTTCGCTATTTATAAAGGGAGAGAAGGTGGATAACAAAATATTCTTAGCTTAATGGCTTTCTTGACTGGAGGGCAGAGTAAAAATGTGACCACCAAAATTTATGAAGGGCAAATTAACATATGCGCCAACAATGATTTTCCTCAGTTCCCGTTCCCATAAAACTCAGTGCTTGCAACAAGTCAAGCTATTATCCAAGTTTTGGATTTGCAAAGCATCAGTTAAGTAATACTTGAAATAAATTGTCAAACAGAAATGTGATTACCTGAGTGTAATAGCAGCAGGAAATATGAACCCAATGCAAACAGCAGCAGTTGCTCCAGTGAATTGGAAAGCATCCCAGATGCTTGGGATGAAATTCGCCCCCAAAAAGATGATGGCAATGAGCCCACTGCTTAAAAATGCAAACCTCGAATTGTCCAAGGTTAGAGGCCTCGCAGAGGGAAAGAGAAGGCCGTCCAAGTTAAGCCGCAGTGGGTAGAAAACAATGGGAAAGACAAGCATAAGGTGAGCAGCATAGCTGACACGCACAACATCATTAAGCAAGGAGCCAAATGGAATTCCAAGATCAGCATCAAAGTTGGCAAGCACATCATCAAGAGTCGCATCGCCGAATAGTAGAAATCCAAAAAGGCTTGTCAACACATACACACTTGAGCAAAGAGCTAGCGCACTTTGCACCACCGCTCTGATCTGCCTGCCGTCTTCAAGTTCATTTTCTATGGAGTGAACTGCAGACGTACATTTTTTAGTCTAATATCTTGTGGCAAGTCATAAGATGGATGTACAGTTAACTTTCCATTAACAACTGCATCGTCCAGATTGACAAGCATGCACATCAAGGAGGAAAATTCACATAGGATATTATAATAAGTCAAATAGAGATAATATAAAGTGGAGTAGACAGTTGAAAGTACTATATCGAGGCCAAAGTAGTTATAAGTAGGATCATTTAAGCTAATAGGAATTCTTGATGGTTTCGCTACCATTCATAGACACAGATCAAATCAAGAGGGATAGACTAACAGACAAAAGTATGAGAATAAAATCATAATGCAAGGAATAATGACCTTGAGAGATGATACATTTGAGTAATTCTTTTGATCGATATGATATACGTGAGTAATTCAGATGGTAATCATCAACTAATGCACCACATAACCAGAAATTTTGCATTAATAGTACTTTCAATATGATAAAACATTTTGCACTAAAAAAGTTCGAGATATGCAAGACTCGTTCTACTAAGAAGTCTGAAAGTATAAGATAAGAATACAAAAGCTACGGAAAGTATGTAGCAAAGATTAATGAAAAGCAATTACTACAGACAGCATAACATAAATGTTTTTACTGTTGAAACTTGAAACTAAGTGTTCCTTATCATAAAGCATTAGCAGTTCATCATTCATTACTCAAATATCAGCCAAACAAAGTAACAGCAACAtcttaaaaagaagaagatataatTGGGATTACCATTATAGTGACAGATGTATGCAGTGACAAGTACAGGAACGACAGTGAAGAGGTTGAGGAATGATGTCAGATCATGAAAATCGGGAAGCAATCTGGGCATAAGAATGGATCCATTTATCAGCTTGAATACGGTGATTCCCACAGTCACGACCAGGAATACAACAGCCAAGGCAACTGATAATGCGGATGTATATCTCAATGAATCTGTAATACCAAAATGAGGAACTTAATATCGCTGCATTTTGCACTTAAAATACAAAGAGATGGCGCTACTGATATTGAGATTAATGCTGTACAGAAAAACTTCTATTTAAAGGAAAAAGGacatacaaacttatatatgggAAATAAAAATAGCATGAAAGGATTGTATAACtaaatataattcaaaaagcTTATACATTTCCGGGAAAGGATTACCTATACGCTTTAAGCAAGCCAACGGTGCAAATACGCCAAGGGTGGTGACAAGAAGAACAAAGAATCGTCCATTCCACCAATGAACCCCAAACCAGCCTTCCAGGACACCAGCATGGTGCGTTCCACTTGAAGCTGTTCCGGAGAGAACGTCACCTTTACAATGAGAATATAAAGAGTGAGTGTCACAATCATCATGGAATTAAACGAGGGTAACAAAGTAGTAAACTTGGTACTCATGGAAGCTAAGTCTTTAAGGCGTCGGTAATCAATTAGTAGTTCACACCTACCTATGATAATCATGTATACAACAAGAACACCAATATTATTAACTAGTACACATATTTGAAGCAACATCTTCCCATATTTTCCAAAAGCATCGCCCATAAGACCTCCATAAGAAACTGATTTCGAAGTCCTACTAAACCTGATTAACAACTCAATTGAAGCTTCTGTAAGGAAAGCCATCAAGATGATCATAACAATCCCCGGAATGAGTCCCAACACCTTCATAGTCGCGGGCAAGGCCATAATTCCAGCACCGACGATTGTGGTTGATAAATTAAACACAGCCCCGCTAAAAGAAGCCCCATTGAACTCATCGAATCCGCCATCTTCCTGGTGCTTGGTAGGCAATAATGGTGATTGCTCGTCAACCACTGCTTGTTTGCTCTTTCTTGATTTCTTCTCTTTTACAGATTTAATGCTTCCAATTGTCATGTTTCAATTCTGAAGTTCCTATAGCTGAAAACTAGAAACTTTACCAACTATATGTACAGACCACCTTACACTTTTTGGTCCCTCTAGAAAAAAATCTGCACATAGCACTTAACAAGTATCAGTATTTAGATTCTAATATCCATTTCTGAGATTTCAAACATTCTAAAACAATAATTAAACCAGTGAAACAATTATTAGGGAAAAGTCCAATTATTGACATAAGCTAAAGAGTCAAAATCAAATTCTATTAACTACAATTAAGCCCACTAAGTGGCCATCAATagtttcaacaacaacaaaaaaatactGTATCAATTTTTTTTAGACCAATTAGGAGGTAAGCAATAGGCAGAATTAAATAAAGCTTCTCCAAAGCAGAATCTATTCAGTTTGCTTTAAAGCGTACAGATTACTAAAATCATACCTGAAATGGATTGAAATAACTAAAAAGCAGGAGGCTTTGAGATAAATCTTcttttgaaaaattgaagaataaaTCAAGAACCCAGAATAGAATAAATCAAGAAAAAATCAGCAGCCACCTAGAAAAATATTGAAGACCAAGAACCACAGGGTCTAGATAAAATGAATTAACTTTAATGGGTTTCGTGTGTTAATATACGAAAGAAAGAAGCAGAGAGGGAGAAAGGAGAAAGCTTCACGCAATGAATTATTGAAATATTTCTAATTAATACAAACAAAATGTATTGTACAGTTTTATTGACTACGACTTCAACAAGAAAATAGAAAAGTCGGCCCTTTGATTAATTTTTATCTTGAATATGGCCTTGTCAGTAATTTTCAAGAAAtggttttttttccttctttagaTTAAAGGCGATACCtttatgttttttattttatattttccaATAGAAGGATGCTAAATGCCGTACTTGTTAATGGGTTTTCTGCCCTTCAATTTGAAAAGCTTAAGATTACTGGTTGCTGTTGAAGATACAGAAGGAAAAGGTTTGTGTGTCGTTGGTTTTATAATGGAGATTTTTTTCGACAATAAATTGTGTCCAATTGTTGATTGAGTTGGATATTTGTCTTCTCAGGGTAACAACTTATTGCGCCTTATCAACTCCAACTCCTTTCCTACTCAACATTTAGTGGGCGTTTCAACATAacaattgtaaaattccaaaaaaagttgatttttttttaaatgaaaatggtgtttgaaatttagagttgtgtttggacgtgaatattattttgggttgttttgaagttttgtgaatgatttgagtgaaaattttgaaaaacagttttttagagtttttcaaatttttcaaaatgcatcttcaaatgaaaattgaaaattttatgaataaacgttgatttcgaaaaaaaataattttttttggaaaaaaggaaaaagtttcTTATATCTAGACGGGCTCTTAAAaaagcccgtttggacataagattttttttcacttttttcgatttttttacctttttttaaaTCAGTGTTTAgcaataaaattttcaatttatacttgaagatgaatttttgaatttttcgaaGATTTGAAAAATTCTAAAAagctattttttaaaattttcactcaaatcacttacaaaaatacaaaaataatacaaaattatattcatatctAAACACAACactaatttttaaataatattttcaattaaaaATAAGTTTCACTTTTTTCGagattttacaattcttatgtccaaacgcccacttttAATTTTAACATCTGAGAAAAGAGAATCCTTATCGGCGTCAAATTTATTAAAATCCCTGACATGACCTCAAATAGGAATTTACAAGAATAGCAGTTGTCTACTCCTGACTTTATAATTCACACGTGTGGACAAGTTTTTTGACGTACATAGTACTTGGTTAGGTGGATCGGTATTACACGCAATCATTTCTTATTCACATAATATGTCTAATTAAATATAGTAGTAGCAAAAAAGGCATGTCAAAATGTCTTTGTACTATTTCGAGTTATTCACTTTATCCTCAATTATAATTTAAATCAATATATATCCTTATAATTAGCAAATAATCTCGTATTTTTCATTGCTACTAACGAAGCTCATGCGCAAAATGAATGGATTTTATTTATAAATACTTTAAGAAAGAACTTTCAAATTTACCCAATATAATTTTGATTATAGTTTAAAGCTACCCTCCCATTACAGATCTTTTAGAGGTCAAGGATAAATACAGTATTTTTTCTAGCTGCAGATAATATTAGATTAAGTATAATATAGGACAAAATCACTCACAATCAACGAGCAAATTTAACCTTTTCcttattaaaaaaataagacGACGTTGGATTGTGGTTGTATCCCTTATTATATCATGGACACTCTTTTTTCATCTAGCCCTCTGCAAAATTGAAAGATAAGTCCAGTAAATTCATAACCCTGAAGCATTAAATAACAAAAAtgtaaatgaaaatgaaaaagaaataaaaaatcctAATCAAGCCTTCATTTAATCAAAGTACCTTCCCAATCAAAGGTAGGCCATTGATGTGTTTGTCACGTAATTGGCATAGTTAGACGACAAAAGTAATGGAGTACAAATTATGTCAATGACggcaattattttaaaaaaagaaaaacagacttgGCCATGGTAGGTATACtagttttaaattttaattaattattaaccacACGGTAATCAAACTATTATTCTAACATAAACGTACGGATGTGGTTGTGACAAGTGCTGAGAACGTACTGAACTACTGACTAGATTAGAAAGGAATCAAGGTAATTTACTTCATTGGCTAATTGTGATTCATTAAAATGGACTCCTTATTCTTGTAATCATAATCTTGTTGCTTTTATCTTAGATTAGCTAACAGAGAAATAACACTAGCCAAGCATTTGACAGTTTTGAGGAGCTCAAATCAATTTAAATATTGATTTACTACgacatttttttttttcaattgctCTTTGACTTTTATTAGAAAAGTATTGTTTTGTCATAATTATTCTTCTAATTTCAAAATACATACCCTAAAAAGTATGAAAACTCGAATATAAATCCAGACAAAACATGAGGATAACCTACACAGTATAGCCGCTGGCAAAAATAATAGccaataataaatatatatatatatatatatatatatatatttggctaGCTGatgtaataattttttttttgcaaaccGACCAAATATATAACTTGCCCAAACATGCATCAACAATTGGACCACCTAGTATTGGTTAATTTTCACAAGTACTATTTATttgggtattatcacttttagcccgcacCAGAAACTATTAAATCTGGtagccaaaaaaatatataaaatttgtataatttttgtatataatatacaCAATGTAtacatatacaaaaaaaaatataaattttaaatatttattcgactattatttttaaggcggctatacaatgtcattttttcattatttattaCTAGTCTTTAAGATATATTGGCATTTTCACATGAGCCATTGAGTTGCGTCCGTCGAAACCAAAAGGGACCATTTAAGGCTAATGCTGCACTGTGGGCCGGTCCCGAACTGGACCGGATCGGGCCCGCGGTCTTAACGGGCCtcacgggcctggtgggccggtcctggtggtCTCTTTAAGCCCGTGGCGGGCTAGTC contains:
- the LOC104211666 gene encoding amino acid transporter AVT6A-like codes for the protein MTIGSIKSVKEKKSRKSKQAVVDEQSPLLPTKHQEDGGFDEFNGASFSGAVFNLSTTIVGAGIMALPATMKVLGLIPGIVMIILMAFLTEASIELLIRFSRTSKSVSYGGLMGDAFGKYGKMLLQICVLVNNIGVLVVYMIIIGDVLSGTASSGTHHAGVLEGWFGVHWWNGRFFVLLVTTLGVFAPLACLKRIDSLRYTSALSVALAVVFLVVTVGITVFKLINGSILMPRLLPDFHDLTSFLNLFTVVPVLVTAYICHYNVHSIENELEDGRQIRAVVQSALALCSSVYVLTSLFGFLLFGDATLDDVLANFDADLGIPFGSLLNDVVRVSYAAHLMLVFPIVFYPLRLNLDGLLFPSARPLTLDNSRFAFLSSGLIAIIFLGANFIPSIWDAFQFTGATAAVCIGFIFPAAITLRDRYGISTKRDRILCIFMIVLAVFSNLVAIYSDAYALIKKNSAPRE